A stretch of the Alosa alosa isolate M-15738 ecotype Scorff River chromosome 16, AALO_Geno_1.1, whole genome shotgun sequence genome encodes the following:
- the cpne3 gene encoding copine-3 isoform X1: MAGQCVTKVELTVSCEHLLDRDVTSKSDPLCVLLMNSSESQWFEVGRTEKVQNCLNPKFAKKFMLDYYFEVVQKVKFGIYDIDNATVDLGDDDFLGEFECTLGQIISSSKLTRPLVLKNKKPAGKGTITVSAEEIKDNRVVNFEVEARKLDNKDFFGKSDPYLEFYRQLESGWQLAHRTEVVKNNLNPCWRPFRIPVQSLCGGDMDKPIKVECYDYDNDGSHDLIGIFETTLTRLTEASRTTPAEFECVNMKKKQKKKHYKNSGVVSVKLCEIVKEYTFLDYIMGGCQINFTVAVDFTGSNGDPRSPDSLHYISPSGVNEYLSAIWSVGMVIQDYDSDKLFPALGFGAQVPPNWQVSHEFPLNFNATSPYCQGIEGVVEAYRLCLPQVRLYGPTNFSPVINHVARFAHQAASQKTASQYFVLLIITDGVITDLDQTRSAIVNASRLPMSIIIVGVGGADFTAMEFLDGDDGRLRAPSGETASRDIVQFVPFRNFQNATREALAQSVLAELPQQVSSYFKMLKLMPVHEPAHDPAPS; this comes from the exons ATGGCGGGGCAGTGTGTGACAAAAGTGGAACTGACCGTATCTTGTGAACATCTGCTGGACAGAGATGTAACATCCAAGTCTGATCCACTGTGTGTCTTGCTGATGAACTCCTCAGAATCACAGTGGTTTGAG GTGGGCCGCACTGAGAAGGTGCAGAACTGCCTCAACCCAAAGTTTGCCAAGAAGTTTATGTTGGATTACTACTTTGAGGTGGTACAGAAGGTTAAGTTTGGCATTTACGACATTGACAACGCAACAGTGGATCTTGGTGATGATGACTTCCTTGGAGAGTTCGAGTGCACACTTGGTCAG ATCATCTCTAGTAGTAAGCTGACTCGGCCACTGGTTCTAAAGAATAAGAAACCTGCCGGCAAAGGAACCATCAcg GTCTCTGCTGAGGAGATCAAGGACAACAGGGTGGTGAACTTTGAGGTGGAGGCTAGGAAGCTGGACAACAAG GATTTCTTTGGGAAATCAGATCCTTACTTGGAGTTCTACAGACAGCTGGAGTCAGGGTGGCAGCTTGCACATCGGACAGAG GTTGTGAAGAATAATCTGAACCCCTGTTGGAGACCCTTCAGAATCCCTGTACAGAGTCTATGTGGAGGAGATATGGACAAACCTATTAAA GTGGAGTGCTACGACTATGACAACGACGGGTCTCATGACTTGATTGGGATATTTGAAACAACGCTTACGCGCCTGACAGAGGCTTCACGCACAACACCG GCAGAATTTGAGTGTGTGAACatgaagaagaagcagaagaagaagcACTATAAGAACTCCGGAGTTGTCAGTGTCAAGCTGTGTGAG ATCGTGAAGGAGTACACGTTCCTGGACTACATCATGGGAGGGTGTCAAATCAACTTTACG GTGGCGGTGGACTTCACCGGCTCCAATGGTGACCCTCGCTCCCCTGACTCGCTGCACTACATCAGTCCCAGTGGGGTCAACGAGTACCTGAGCGCCATCTGGTCTGTCGGCATGGTGATCCAGGACTACGACAG TGATAAACTGTTTCCTGCACTTGGGTTTGGAGCTCAGGTTCCCCCTAACTGGCAG GTCTCTCATGAGTTCCCTCTGAACTTCAACGCCACCAGCCCGTACTGCCAGG gtatTGAAGGCGTAGTGGAGGCCTACAGACTATGCCTCCCCCAGGTGCGCCTCTACGGCCCCACAAACTTCTCCCCCGTCATCAACCACGTGGCCAGGTTTGCTCACCAAGCAGCCAGTCAGAAGACGGCGTCG cAATACTTTGTGCTGCTCATCATCACGGACGGTGTAATCACAGATCTGGACCAGACACGCTCAGCCATCGTCAACGCCTCCCGTCTGCCCATGTCCATCATCATTGTTGGCGTGGGCGGCGCCGACTTCACCGCCATGGAGTTCCTGGATGGCGACGACGGCCGTCTACGCGCCCCCAGCGGCGAGACAGCCAGCCGAGACATCGTGCAGTTTGTGCCTTTCAGAAACTTCCAGAAC GCCACCAGAGAGGCTCTAGCCCAGAGCGTCCTGGCCGAGTTACCTCAGCAAGTGTCCTCCTACTTCAAAATGCTCAAACTGATGCCTGTCCATGAACCTGCCCATGATCCTGCCCCTTCGTAG
- the cpne3 gene encoding copine-3 isoform X2: protein MAGQCVTKVELTVSCEHLLDRDVTSKSDPLCVLLMNSSESQWFEVGRTEKVQNCLNPKFAKKFMLDYYFEVVQKVKFGIYDIDNATVDLGDDDFLGEFECTLGQIISSSKLTRPLVLKNKKPAGKGTITVSAEEIKDNRVVNFEVEARKLDNKDFFGKSDPYLEFYRQLESGWQLAHRTEVVKNNLNPCWRPFRIPVQSLCGGDMDKPIKVECYDYDNDGSHDLIGIFETTLTRLTEASRTTPAEFECVNMKKKQKKKHYKNSGVVSVKLCEIVKEYTFLDYIMGGCQINFTVAVDFTGSNGDPRSPDSLHYISPSGVNEYLSAIWSVGMVIQDYDSDKLFPALGFGAQVPPNWQVSHEFPLNFNATSPYCQGIEGVVEAYRLCLPQVRLYGPTNFSPVINHVARFAHQAASQKTASQYFVLLIITDGVITDLDQTRSAIVNASRLPMSIIIVGVGGADFTAMEFLDGDDGRLRAPSGETASRDIVQFVPFRNFQNSPKEALAQSVLAEVPGQLVTYFNMSKLTPPSKPSQPTQT from the exons ATGGCGGGGCAGTGTGTGACAAAAGTGGAACTGACCGTATCTTGTGAACATCTGCTGGACAGAGATGTAACATCCAAGTCTGATCCACTGTGTGTCTTGCTGATGAACTCCTCAGAATCACAGTGGTTTGAG GTGGGCCGCACTGAGAAGGTGCAGAACTGCCTCAACCCAAAGTTTGCCAAGAAGTTTATGTTGGATTACTACTTTGAGGTGGTACAGAAGGTTAAGTTTGGCATTTACGACATTGACAACGCAACAGTGGATCTTGGTGATGATGACTTCCTTGGAGAGTTCGAGTGCACACTTGGTCAG ATCATCTCTAGTAGTAAGCTGACTCGGCCACTGGTTCTAAAGAATAAGAAACCTGCCGGCAAAGGAACCATCAcg GTCTCTGCTGAGGAGATCAAGGACAACAGGGTGGTGAACTTTGAGGTGGAGGCTAGGAAGCTGGACAACAAG GATTTCTTTGGGAAATCAGATCCTTACTTGGAGTTCTACAGACAGCTGGAGTCAGGGTGGCAGCTTGCACATCGGACAGAG GTTGTGAAGAATAATCTGAACCCCTGTTGGAGACCCTTCAGAATCCCTGTACAGAGTCTATGTGGAGGAGATATGGACAAACCTATTAAA GTGGAGTGCTACGACTATGACAACGACGGGTCTCATGACTTGATTGGGATATTTGAAACAACGCTTACGCGCCTGACAGAGGCTTCACGCACAACACCG GCAGAATTTGAGTGTGTGAACatgaagaagaagcagaagaagaagcACTATAAGAACTCCGGAGTTGTCAGTGTCAAGCTGTGTGAG ATCGTGAAGGAGTACACGTTCCTGGACTACATCATGGGAGGGTGTCAAATCAACTTTACG GTGGCGGTGGACTTCACCGGCTCCAATGGTGACCCTCGCTCCCCTGACTCGCTGCACTACATCAGTCCCAGTGGGGTCAACGAGTACCTGAGCGCCATCTGGTCTGTCGGCATGGTGATCCAGGACTACGACAG TGATAAACTGTTTCCTGCACTTGGGTTTGGAGCTCAGGTTCCCCCTAACTGGCAG GTCTCTCATGAGTTCCCTCTGAACTTCAACGCCACCAGCCCGTACTGCCAGG gtatTGAAGGCGTAGTGGAGGCCTACAGACTATGCCTCCCCCAGGTGCGCCTCTACGGCCCCACAAACTTCTCCCCCGTCATCAACCACGTGGCCAGGTTTGCTCACCAAGCAGCCAGTCAGAAGACGGCGTCG cAATACTTTGTGCTGCTCATCATCACGGACGGTGTAATCACAGATCTGGACCAGACACGCTCAGCCATCGTCAACGCCTCCCGTCTGCCCATGTCCATCATCATTGTTGGCGTGGGCGGCGCCGACTTCACCGCCATGGAGTTCCTGGATGGCGACGACGGCCGTCTACGCGCCCCCAGCGGCGAGACAGCCAGCCGAGACATCGTGCAGTTTGTGCCTTTCAGAAACTTCCAGAAC